One Streptomonospora salina genomic window, GTCGGCGCGCCCGGCGAAGGTGCGCACGGTCCAGTGCCGGGCCGAGTCGATGTGCTCCAGTTCGTCCCAGGTCATCGGGGTCGCCACGGGGGCGCTCGGCAGCGCCCGCACCGAGTAGGGCGCCACCGCCAGCTGGGCGTAGCCGTTGCGCAGGTAGTCCAGGAAGAGCCGCCCTCCCCTGCGCTGTTTGCGCAGCGCAGTGGTGAGCTCGTCGGGCCGCCGGCGGGCGGCCAGCTCGGCGATCACACGGGCGAAGTCGCGGGCCTGGCCGGCGCGGATCTCGGGCCGGATGGGCGCCACCACGTGCACCCCGCGCGACCCGGTCGTCATCGGGTAGGCCGCCAGCCCCAGGCTCTCCAGCACCTCCCGGACGTCGTGGGCCGCCCGGCGCACCGCGGCGAAGTCGTCGCCGGGCGGATCCAGGTCGATGACCAGCCGGTCGGGGGTGTCCACGCGGGGCGCCCGACTCAGCCACGGGTGCAGCGTGACGGCGGCCTGGTCGGCCAGCCACACCAGGGTGGCGGCGTCGTCGCAGACGA contains:
- the ligD gene encoding non-homologous end-joining DNA ligase produces the protein MTEQAPGWRVGGRRVRIHKPDKELFEPGGVTKRELAEYYRTVAGPMVRHLRGRPLAVQRYPHGIGDPQGGFYVKNRPSHAPAWAGAVGVPADGGARREMLVCDDAATLVWLADQAAVTLHPWLSRAPRVDTPDRLVIDLDPPGDDFAAVRRAAHDVREVLESLGLAAYPMTTGSRGVHVVAPIRPEIRAGQARDFARVIAELAARRRPDELTTALRKQRRGGRLFLDYLRNGYAQLAVAPYSVRALPSAPVATPMTWDELEHIDSARHWTVRTFAGRADTDPWRGIGRRARSPRRAIDRL